TTTAAACTCACCCTTATCAATACTGAAACGCACCATCGTACGCACTTTATGAAAGCCAGAAAGACCAGCTGCTCCCGGATTTATATGAAGCATACCCAGTGTCTTGTCGTATTTTACTTTAAGTATATGAGAATGCCCACTTATAAAAAGTTTAGGAGGACTGACAAACAGAGTTCCGCGAATAGAAGAATCATAATTACCCGGATAACCACCTATATGCTTTATTAAGACATCAGTTCCATCAACCATAAAGCGATTAATTTGTGGATATATCTTCCTTATATCCTGTCCATCGATATTACCATAAACAGCACGAAGCGGACGAAAAGCATCCAATTTTCGAGCAACCTCCAAAGAGCCTATATCACCCGCGTGCCATATCTCATCACATGAATCAAAATAACTCAAATATTTATCATCCCAGTAAGCATGTGTATCTGATAATAGGCCAATTCTTGTCATTATTCCTTTGTTTATATTTGCAAAGATACTATATTTGAGGCAAACTAAGTCTATGAAAAACATCTATAATTATTTTAAACGAGATATAAGTTGGTTGTCATTCAACTATCGGGTATTGTTGGAAGCCAAAGACAACAGCCTGCCTCTGTATGAACGCATTAACTTTATCTCGATTTACTCATCTAACCTCGAAGAATTTTACAAAATACGAGTTGCAGATCACAAAGCCATTGTGAAGGGAGGGGCTCGCAACGACGATGAATCGGTTCATGCATCAGCCCAATTACTAGAAGAAATAAATAGCGAAGTAAATCGACAACTAGAAGAACGTACGCGTATTTATGAGCAACAAATTATACCCGATCTGCGCAAACAGCATATTGTGTTCTATCAAAATCACAAAGTGGAAGAGTTCCACAAAGAGTTCATTAAAAGTTTTTTTAAAGAAGAGATTTTTCCTTATTTACAGCCTGTTCCTGTATGGAAAAATAAAATAGTCTCTTTTCTGCGAGACAACCGACTATATTTAGCTATCCGCCTTTTTCTTGTTGGTACCGAGAAAGAAAACCCGGAACATACACAATACTTCGTAATGAAGTTGCCTTACAGTAAAGTTCCTCGCTTCATAGAGCTCCCTCAATATAAAAAAGATCATTACCTTATTTATATTGAAGATATTATCAAAGCCAATATTGAAACAATATTTCCAGGATATATTGTAGACTGCAGTTATTGCATTAAAATATCTCGAGATGCAGATATACTTATTGATGAAACAAGTAATTCGAATATCGTAGAACAGGTAAAGAAGAAAGTTAAGAAACGTAAGATAGGAGCCGTTTGCCGATTTGTATATGACAGCCGGATGCCCGACGACTTTCTAAGTTTCCTTGTCGATGCTTTCCATATTGACCGTAATGAACTTGTGGCAGGTGACAAACATCTCAATCTGGAAGATTTACGTTATCTACCCAATCCCAATAAAGATATGCAGGAAGAGTTTAAACCACAACCCATGAAGCTCAACTGCCTAAATAATGAAGGCTCAATATTCCAGCATGTGATAAAAAAGGATATCCTTATTCACTACCCCTATCAATCATTCGAGCATTTCATCCATTTCCTATATGAAGCCACGCACGATCATTACACTAAAGAAATTATGATAACCCAATATCGTGTGGCAGAAAATTCCACAGTTATAAACACATTAATTTCCGCAGCTCAAAATGGAAAGAAAGTGACCGTCTTCGTAGAGTTGAAAGCTCGTTTTGATGAAGAAAACAATCTGGCTACCGCAGAGATGATGCAATCTGCAGGCATAAAAATAATCTATAGCATACCAGGATTAAAAGTTCATGCTAAAGTAGCTTTAATATTGAGAAGAGACAATGATAACAGGCTACTTCGGAGTTATGCCTATATTAGTACAGGAAACTTTAACGAACGAACAGCCAAATTGTATGCCGATTGTGGACTTTTCACCAGCAATAAAATTATCATCAATGACTTGAGAAATCTTTTTCTAACTTTTGAAAAGAAAGAAAATACAGGATTCAAACATCTACTAGTTTCACAGTTTAACATGGTTACGAAACTAGATGAGCTTATCAGGCATGAGATAAAACTATCCACGCAAGGGAAAAAAGGACGTATCATATTAAAAATGAATGCCCTTCAAGATCCAAATATGATCAACAAACTTTATGTTGCTTCCATACAAGGGGTAGAGATTGATCTTATTATCCGTGGTATCTGCTGCTTGATACCAGGACAAGAATATAGTAAGAATATACGGGTCACCCGCATAGTAGACACTTTTCTAGAACATGCTCGAATTTGGTATTTTGGAAATAACGGAAGCCCGAAAGTTTTTCTAGGATCTCCCGACTGGATGAAACGCAATCTCTACAGACGTATAGAAGCAGTTGTACCTATCCTTAACACAGATGTCAAACAAGAAATTATCGATATGCTAGATATTCAACTGAAAGATAATCAAAAAGCATGTTTTGTCAACGGGCATCTGCACAATATATTTAAACATAAATCATCTGCTGAGCCTATCAGAGCACAATATACTTTTTATAATTACTTGAAAATGAAAAATGAAACATATCTGTAACATAGATTAACGCATAATTGCAATATATTTGCCCACCAGAAACAGAATACATATTTATGGAAACTATTTATCTTGGTATCGTTATCTTTTTATTCATTTTAGCGATCTTCGACTTGTTAGTTGGTGTCAGCAATGATGCAGTAAACTTTCTAAATTCAGCGATTGGTTCCAAGGCCGGATCATTCAAAACAATTATGATTGTTTCAGCTATCGGTATTTTCATTGGGGCTTCCCTATCAAACGGGATGATGGATATTGCCCGGCATGGTATTTATCAACCTGAACATTTCTATTTTGATGAAGTGATGTGCATTATTCTTGCGGTGATGCTAACCGATGTCGTTCTACTGGACATCTTTAACTCCATGGGAATGCCTACTTCAACAACCGTCTCCATGGTTTTCGAACTTTTGGGGGGAACTTTTGCCTTATCTATGGTGAAAGTGTACGGAACAGATCTTCAAATGGGCGATCTCATTAACACGGACAAGGCTTTATCGGTAATCATGGCTATTTTCGTATCAGTGGCAATAGCCTTCTTCTTCGGTATGATCGTGCAATACATAGCGCGAATCATATTTTCTTTTAACTACAAGAAAAAGATGAAATACAGCATCGGTATATTTGGTGGTGTTGCTGTAACAGCAATCATCTATTTCATGCTTATCAATGGATTGAAGAATAGCTCATTCATGACCAAAGAGAACCTTGCATGGATCAAAGAAAGCACTCCTCAAATCATACTTTGCAGCTTTGTCTTTTTCACTCTGCTTATGCAAACGTTACATTGGCTTAAAGTTAATGTATTTAAGATTATAGTATTGTTAGGTACGTTTGCATTGGCATTAGCATTCGCAGGCAATGACTTAGTTAATTTCGTCGGAGTTCCTCTAGCCGGTTATTCCTCTTTTATGGACTATACAGCCAATGCGGCAGGTGCAGGACCCCATAGCTTCCTGATGACTTCCTTGATGGGACCAGCACAAACTCCCTGGTATTTTTTAATCGCAGCAGGAGCCATTATGGCATACGCCCTCTTCACCTCAAAGAAAGCACATGCGGTAGTAAAAACGTCAGTAGATCTTGCTCGTCAGGATGAAGGAGAAGAGACCTTTGGCAGCACACCAATAGCACGAACTTTGGTACGAATAAGTATAGGAATGGGCAACGGGCTCTCCAAGATTATCCCAAACAGAACCAAAGAATGGATTGAATCTCGTTTCCAAAAAGATGAGGCTATCATAGAAAACGGCGCCGCATTCGACTTGGTACGCGCATCAGTAAACCTTGTATTAGCGGGACTTCTTATCGCTTTGGGTACTTCATTAAAATTACCTCTTTCTACAACATACGTAACCTTCATGGTGGCAATGGGTAGTTCACTTTCCGATAAAGCATGGGGAAGAGATTCTGCCGTGTTCCGTATAACAGGTGTACTCTCGGTTATCGGCGGATGGTTCCTCACCGCAGGGGCTGCATTTACCATTTGTTTCTTTGTAGCTTTGGTGATTCATTTCGGAGGCACAGCCGCTATCATTGTAATGATTGCCTTAGCAGCTTTCATCCTCCTACGTAGCCAACTCTTATTCAAGAAGAAAACTCAAAAAGGGAAAGAGAATGAAACTTTCAAAGAGATCATGCGTAGCACTGACAGCGCCCAGGCATTAGAATTGATGCGCGTTTTGAGCAGAGAAGAATTAACCAAAATATTAGAATATTCTGAAGAAAACTTCAACCGCATCGTAACCTCTTTTATCGGTGAAAACCTAAGAGGTTTGCGCAAAGCCATGGGAGCCGGTAAGTTTGAAAAACAATTGCTCAAACAGATGAAGCGTACCGGAACATTAGCCATGTGCCGCTTAGATAATACTACGGTGCTCGAAAAAGGGTTATATTATTACCAAGGTAATGATTTTGCCAGCGAACTAGTTCACAGTATCAATCGTTTATGCGAACCTTGTTTGGAACACATAGACAACAACTTTAACCCGCTTGATGCTACCCAGAAAGAAGAATTCAGCGAGGTTTCAAGAAACATAGTGAAATTAATAAGCTCATGCAAAGAAAAACTCAGTACTAACATGTTTGATGAGTTTGAAAACGATATTAATACTGCTAACTCACTTAATGCGCAACTGGCACACCTGAAGCGTGAAGAGTTAAAACGTATACAACACCAGACTGGTAGTATTAAAGTAAGCATGGTTTATCTCACAATGGTTCAGGAGGCACAAAATGTAGTTACTTATGTAATCAATATAATGAAAGTAAATCTTAAATTCCAAACAGAAAACGACTTTTAAATAAACCATAGTCTTATGAAATGACTTCAAGATGCATTGGCCATATTAAACCAATGCATCTTTTTTTGCTTCTCTAAGCCCTATTAAAAACAGAGAATGCGGAAAAATAGTATTAATGTGTATCTTTGCACTTCAATTTCAAAATAATAAGCATGATTTCAGTAGACGGCCTCACTGTTGAATTTGGTGGAACCACCCTATTTAGTGATATATCCTTTGTTATTAACGAAAAAGACCGCATTGCCCTCATGGGTAAAAATGGCGCGGGGAAGAGTACATTATTAAAAATACTGGCTGGTGCCAAGCAGCCTTCACGAGGCAAGGTATCAGCACCCAAAGAGTGCGTCGTTGCTTATCTTCCACAACATTTGATGACAGAAGATGGACGCACTGTCTTTGAAGAAGCTGCGCAAGCTTTTGCTTCTCAACATGAGATGGAAGCAGAAATCAATCGCCTTAATAAAGAACTGGAAACAAGGACAGATTATGAAACTGACAGCTATATGACCCTCATCGAGGAAGTATCGACGCTGAGCGAGAAATTTTATTCCATTGACTCCACTAATTACGAGGAGGATGTAGAAAAGGCATTATTAGGACTAGGTTTTGTTCGTGAGGATTTTAATCGCCCTACGAAAGACTTTAGCGGAGGATGGAGAATGCGTATCGAATTAGCGAAACTCTTACTTCAGAAGCCGGATGTGTTACTACTCGACGAACCGACTAATCATCTGGATATTGAGTCTATCCAATGGTTAGAATCATTCCTTATAAATAGCGCCAAGGCTGTTATCGTGATTAGTCACGACCGTAAGTTTGTTGACAGCATCACCACACGGACCATTGAAGTGACTATGGGACGTATATACGATTATAAAGTCAACTATTCTCAATATCTACAACTTCGCAAAGAGAGACGAGAGCAACAGCAAAAAGCCTACAACGATCAGCAAAAGTTTATCGCCGATACAACAGAATTTATCGAGCGATTTAAAGGTACCTACTCTAAAACATTACAAGTACAAAGCAGGGTAAAAATGCTCGAAAAATTGGATATTCTTGAAGTAGACGAAGAAGATACTTCGGCATTGCGACTAAAATTTCCTCCTTCGCCACGTTCGGGAAATTATCCTATCAGCATGGACAGAGTCGGAAAAAGCTACGGAGATAAAGTAGTTTTTGAAAACGCTAACATTACCGTAGAGCGGGGAGATAAAATCGCTTTCGTTGGAAAAAACGGTGAAGGAAAATCGACATTGGTAAAATGCATCATGAAAGATCTGGAGCATGCGGGCACTCTAACACTAGGACACAACGTAAAAATAGGCTATTTTGCACAAAACCAAGCCTCTTTACTAGACGGAGAACTTACTGTTTTTCAAACCATTGACGATGTAGCTAAAGGAGACATACGAAACAAAATACGTGACCTCTTAGGTGCATTCATGTTCGGCGGGGAGGAATCAACGAAGAAAGTAAAAGTTCTTTCGGGAGGAGAAAGAACCAGATTGGCTATGATCAAACTCTTACTGGAACCAGTCAACTTGCTCATCCTGGATGAGCCGACAAACCACTTGGATCTCAAGACTAAAGATATCCTAAAGCAAGCCTTGGCAGACTTTGACGGTACGCTTATCGTTGTTTCTCATGATCGCGATTTTCTGGATGGCTTGATAACAAAAGTCTATGAATTTGGCAATAAGCGAGTAACAGAACATCTCTGTGGCATTTATGAATTCCTTGCTAAAAAAGAGAATCAATTATTTGCATAAAGCATATCTATTTATTGATTTTGCAATCTACAAAAGAATAAAGAATAGCACTCCTCGTAACTAGTTAAAATACAATTATATTTTGTATCTTTGAATCTACTACGAAAGTATTCTTTATCCTTTTTTCCCATCAAAACAAATATATCTTGCTCGTTTCACACGTGGAGACTCTACAGACTTCATGGGAAGTCCCGACAGTCTCCACATGAAAAGCCGACAGACTACATGTGCGAAACGAACAGAAGTAACTATCTAATTTGCTTAAACATCCCTTTCTTTACCCTTAAAGAACCTATAAAAAAGAGAAGTTAAAAGCGTTACTTCACTAAGAGCAATACATTCCGTTTATTAAGTACTCAAATAGATTATTACGTTTTTTATAATTTTATAAGACATTCGAATAGTAAATTATCACAAAAAAGACTTTCTTTGCGATTGATATCAACATTATCAATTAAAAAAAAGAGAATATGAAAAAACTATTTTATTGTGCAGCTTTCGTAGCAGCCATGGGATTGTTCACAACAGCTAGCGCCCAAAATACAAAAACAAAAAAAGAAGTAAAAAAAGAACAGTGCGATAAAAAATGCACAAAAAAAGAGTGCTGCAAAAAAGCAGATTGTAAAAAGAAGTGCTGCAAAGCTGATGCAACTAAAAAAGCAAGTAAAAAA
This is a stretch of genomic DNA from uncultured Bacteroides sp.. It encodes these proteins:
- a CDS encoding inorganic phosphate transporter → METIYLGIVIFLFILAIFDLLVGVSNDAVNFLNSAIGSKAGSFKTIMIVSAIGIFIGASLSNGMMDIARHGIYQPEHFYFDEVMCIILAVMLTDVVLLDIFNSMGMPTSTTVSMVFELLGGTFALSMVKVYGTDLQMGDLINTDKALSVIMAIFVSVAIAFFFGMIVQYIARIIFSFNYKKKMKYSIGIFGGVAVTAIIYFMLINGLKNSSFMTKENLAWIKESTPQIILCSFVFFTLLMQTLHWLKVNVFKIIVLLGTFALALAFAGNDLVNFVGVPLAGYSSFMDYTANAAGAGPHSFLMTSLMGPAQTPWYFLIAAGAIMAYALFTSKKAHAVVKTSVDLARQDEGEETFGSTPIARTLVRISIGMGNGLSKIIPNRTKEWIESRFQKDEAIIENGAAFDLVRASVNLVLAGLLIALGTSLKLPLSTTYVTFMVAMGSSLSDKAWGRDSAVFRITGVLSVIGGWFLTAGAAFTICFFVALVIHFGGTAAIIVMIALAAFILLRSQLLFKKKTQKGKENETFKEIMRSTDSAQALELMRVLSREELTKILEYSEENFNRIVTSFIGENLRGLRKAMGAGKFEKQLLKQMKRTGTLAMCRLDNTTVLEKGLYYYQGNDFASELVHSINRLCEPCLEHIDNNFNPLDATQKEEFSEVSRNIVKLISSCKEKLSTNMFDEFENDINTANSLNAQLAHLKREELKRIQHQTGSIKVSMVYLTMVQEAQNVVTYVINIMKVNLKFQTENDF
- a CDS encoding ABC-F family ATP-binding cassette domain-containing protein; this encodes MISVDGLTVEFGGTTLFSDISFVINEKDRIALMGKNGAGKSTLLKILAGAKQPSRGKVSAPKECVVAYLPQHLMTEDGRTVFEEAAQAFASQHEMEAEINRLNKELETRTDYETDSYMTLIEEVSTLSEKFYSIDSTNYEEDVEKALLGLGFVREDFNRPTKDFSGGWRMRIELAKLLLQKPDVLLLDEPTNHLDIESIQWLESFLINSAKAVIVISHDRKFVDSITTRTIEVTMGRIYDYKVNYSQYLQLRKERREQQQKAYNDQQKFIADTTEFIERFKGTYSKTLQVQSRVKMLEKLDILEVDEEDTSALRLKFPPSPRSGNYPISMDRVGKSYGDKVVFENANITVERGDKIAFVGKNGEGKSTLVKCIMKDLEHAGTLTLGHNVKIGYFAQNQASLLDGELTVFQTIDDVAKGDIRNKIRDLLGAFMFGGEESTKKVKVLSGGERTRLAMIKLLLEPVNLLILDEPTNHLDLKTKDILKQALADFDGTLIVVSHDRDFLDGLITKVYEFGNKRVTEHLCGIYEFLAKKENQLFA
- a CDS encoding metallophosphoesterase family protein, translated to MTRIGLLSDTHAYWDDKYLSYFDSCDEIWHAGDIGSLEVARKLDAFRPLRAVYGNIDGQDIRKIYPQINRFMVDGTDVLIKHIGGYPGNYDSSIRGTLFVSPPKLFISGHSHILKVKYDKTLGMLHINPGAAGLSGFHKVRTMVRFSIDKGEFKDLEVIELAG
- a CDS encoding RNA degradosome polyphosphate kinase, giving the protein MKNIYNYFKRDISWLSFNYRVLLEAKDNSLPLYERINFISIYSSNLEEFYKIRVADHKAIVKGGARNDDESVHASAQLLEEINSEVNRQLEERTRIYEQQIIPDLRKQHIVFYQNHKVEEFHKEFIKSFFKEEIFPYLQPVPVWKNKIVSFLRDNRLYLAIRLFLVGTEKENPEHTQYFVMKLPYSKVPRFIELPQYKKDHYLIYIEDIIKANIETIFPGYIVDCSYCIKISRDADILIDETSNSNIVEQVKKKVKKRKIGAVCRFVYDSRMPDDFLSFLVDAFHIDRNELVAGDKHLNLEDLRYLPNPNKDMQEEFKPQPMKLNCLNNEGSIFQHVIKKDILIHYPYQSFEHFIHFLYEATHDHYTKEIMITQYRVAENSTVINTLISAAQNGKKVTVFVELKARFDEENNLATAEMMQSAGIKIIYSIPGLKVHAKVALILRRDNDNRLLRSYAYISTGNFNERTAKLYADCGLFTSNKIIINDLRNLFLTFEKKENTGFKHLLVSQFNMVTKLDELIRHEIKLSTQGKKGRIILKMNALQDPNMINKLYVASIQGVEIDLIIRGICCLIPGQEYSKNIRVTRIVDTFLEHARIWYFGNNGSPKVFLGSPDWMKRNLYRRIEAVVPILNTDVKQEIIDMLDIQLKDNQKACFVNGHLHNIFKHKSSAEPIRAQYTFYNYLKMKNETYL